From the Jatrophihabitans endophyticus genome, one window contains:
- the ctaE gene encoding aa3-type cytochrome oxidase subunit III translates to MTSTAAAPRFESSKVHSLTRPNIVSVGTIVWLSSELMFFAGLFAMYFTLRSVHGSNWPMKLPDGESIEISLGYATPFTIILVASSFTCQWGVFAAEKGDVFKLRRWFVITFLMGLVFVLGQANEYRMQVADGNTISATGYGSVFYLTTGFHGLHVIGGLIAFIFFLIRTALGKFTPAQATAAIVVSYYWHFVDVVWIGLFAVIYIIR, encoded by the coding sequence GTGACCTCGACAGCTGCTGCGCCCCGCTTCGAGTCCAGCAAGGTGCACTCGCTGACCCGCCCGAACATCGTCAGCGTCGGCACCATCGTCTGGCTCTCCAGCGAGCTGATGTTCTTCGCGGGGCTGTTCGCGATGTACTTCACGCTGCGCTCGGTGCACGGCAGCAACTGGCCGATGAAGCTGCCCGACGGCGAGTCGATCGAGATCAGCCTGGGCTACGCCACGCCGTTCACGATCATCCTGGTGGCGTCGAGCTTCACCTGCCAGTGGGGCGTGTTCGCGGCGGAGAAGGGCGACGTCTTCAAGCTGCGCCGCTGGTTCGTCATCACGTTCCTCATGGGCCTGGTCTTCGTGCTCGGGCAGGCGAACGAGTACCGCATGCAGGTCGCCGACGGCAACACCATCTCGGCCACCGGCTACGGCTCGGTCTTCTACCTCACGACCGGCTTCCACGGCCTGCACGTCATCGGCGGCCTGATCGCGTTCATCTTCTTCCTGATCCGCACCGCCCTGGGCAAGTTCACGCCCGCTCAGGCCACCGCGGCGATCGTGGTGTCCTACTACTGGCACTTCGTCGACGTGGTGTGGATCGGGCTGTTCGCCGTCATCTACATCATCAGATGA
- the trpD gene encoding anthranilate phosphoribosyltransferase, with product MATASDARSWPGVLSVLSVGGALSADDTAWAMDEIMAGNASPARLAAFAVLMRAKGETADELTGLVRTMLDRATPLQVDGPAVDVVGTGADRAHTVNISTMASLVVAGSGRRVVKHGNRAATSACGAADVLEELGVVIDLPPAGIARTVAEVGIGFCFARTFHPGMRHAGPVRSELGIPTAFNFLGPLTNPARVRAAAIGCADPEMAPVMAAVLADRDDTALVFRGDDGLDELTTTTTSRVWLAAAGAVAETTLDPARLGIAAVTSDQLRGGDAPYNAQVVRDVLAGGGGGARDAVLLNAAAAIAAFDGVGTGGLSAATLEDAVAQGLAAATEAVDSGAAATLLERWVGASRAAAG from the coding sequence GTGGCGACCGCCTCGGACGCGCGGAGCTGGCCGGGCGTGCTGTCGGTGCTGAGCGTCGGTGGGGCGCTCTCGGCCGACGACACCGCGTGGGCCATGGACGAGATCATGGCCGGTAACGCGTCGCCGGCCCGGCTGGCCGCGTTCGCCGTGTTGATGCGCGCGAAGGGCGAGACGGCCGACGAGCTGACCGGGCTCGTGCGCACGATGCTCGACCGCGCGACGCCGCTGCAGGTGGACGGCCCGGCCGTCGACGTCGTCGGCACCGGAGCCGACCGCGCGCACACCGTGAACATCTCGACGATGGCCTCGCTGGTCGTGGCCGGGTCCGGGCGGCGGGTGGTCAAGCACGGCAACCGGGCCGCGACGTCGGCCTGCGGCGCCGCCGACGTCCTCGAGGAGCTCGGCGTGGTGATCGACCTGCCGCCGGCCGGGATCGCCCGCACGGTGGCCGAGGTGGGCATCGGGTTCTGCTTCGCCCGCACCTTCCACCCCGGGATGCGCCACGCCGGCCCGGTGCGCTCGGAGCTCGGCATCCCGACCGCGTTCAACTTCCTCGGCCCGCTCACCAACCCGGCTCGGGTGCGCGCCGCGGCCATCGGCTGCGCCGATCCGGAGATGGCGCCGGTGATGGCGGCCGTCCTCGCCGACCGGGACGACACCGCGCTCGTCTTCCGCGGCGACGACGGCCTCGACGAGCTGACGACGACCACCACGTCGCGGGTCTGGCTCGCCGCCGCCGGCGCGGTGGCCGAGACCACCCTGGACCCGGCCCGGCTCGGCATCGCGGCGGTGACCTCGGACCAGCTGCGCGGCGGCGACGCGCCCTACAACGCCCAGGTGGTGCGCGACGTGCTGGCCGGCGGGGGCGGCGGCGCCCGCGACGCCGTCCTGCTCAACGCCGCCGCCGCGATCGCGGCCTTCGACGGCGTCGGCACCGGCGGCCTGAGTGCCGCCACCCTCGAGGACGCGGTGGCGCAGGGGCTGGCCGCGGCGACCGAGGCGGTCGACTCCGGCGCCGCCGCGACGCTGCTCGAGCGGTGGGTGGGCGCCAGCCGGGCGGCGGCGGGCTGA
- a CDS encoding cytochrome c oxidase assembly protein has translation MSSSRIPRLALVAWAVALVTLAGLALAVAHYLAADTGHHHHSAAAALTRGGGGEITRPLHSVLFTAWHLDATALAVVVVLAAAYLTGVALVPVRSPGQRWPLRHTASFLLGLAVAAFATNGSIAVYDQVLFSAHMAGHLALVMVAPALLMWGRPLRLLITASAPARARRRESVLRGRTVAVLTAPPVALAMYTVVIVGSHLTGLMDVVMRNDWAGQAEHLGYLVAGCWFFVLVVGDEPIRWRLGSPARWLLLAIAMAVDTFTGIILMQGTTAVGLVPSALAVDALGDTRTGGAIMWFGGDAIMAVVMVVLVVDWLRNVDHRPAESGWLEQARTATFVAHTADGDRPADRDDEPRGPVGDIDTDDDAHAAYNRWLARIDQR, from the coding sequence GTGAGCAGTTCGCGCATCCCCCGGCTCGCGCTCGTCGCCTGGGCCGTCGCCCTGGTGACGCTGGCCGGACTCGCCCTCGCCGTGGCGCACTACCTCGCCGCCGACACCGGACACCATCACCACTCGGCCGCGGCGGCACTGACCCGGGGCGGCGGGGGCGAGATCACCCGGCCGCTGCACTCGGTGCTGTTCACCGCGTGGCACCTCGACGCCACCGCGCTCGCCGTCGTCGTCGTGCTGGCCGCGGCGTACCTGACCGGCGTCGCGCTCGTGCCGGTGCGCTCGCCCGGGCAGCGGTGGCCCCTGCGGCACACGGCGTCGTTCCTGCTCGGCCTCGCGGTCGCCGCGTTCGCGACGAACGGCAGCATCGCCGTCTACGACCAGGTGCTCTTCAGCGCCCACATGGCCGGGCACCTCGCGCTGGTGATGGTGGCCCCCGCGCTGCTGATGTGGGGCCGGCCGCTGCGGCTGCTGATCACGGCGTCGGCGCCGGCCCGGGCCCGTCGCCGGGAGTCCGTGCTGCGGGGCCGGACGGTCGCGGTGCTCACCGCGCCGCCCGTCGCACTCGCGATGTACACCGTCGTCATCGTCGGCAGCCACCTCACCGGGCTCATGGACGTCGTCATGCGCAACGACTGGGCCGGGCAGGCCGAGCACCTCGGCTACCTGGTGGCCGGATGCTGGTTCTTCGTGCTCGTCGTCGGCGACGAGCCGATCCGGTGGCGGCTCGGCTCGCCCGCGCGCTGGCTGCTGCTCGCGATCGCGATGGCCGTCGACACGTTCACCGGCATCATCCTCATGCAGGGGACGACGGCGGTCGGGCTCGTGCCGTCCGCACTCGCCGTGGACGCCCTCGGCGACACCCGCACCGGCGGCGCGATCATGTGGTTCGGCGGGGACGCGATCATGGCCGTCGTGATGGTCGTGCTGGTCGTCGACTGGCTGCGCAACGTCGACCACCGCCCGGCCGAGTCCGGCTGGCTCGAGCAGGCCCGTACCGCGACCTTCGTCGCCCACACCGCCGACGGTGACCGCCCGGCCGACCGGGACGACGAGCCTCGCGGCCCGGTGGGGGACATCGACACCGACGACGACGCGCACGCCGCCTACAACCGCTGGCTGGCCCGCATCGACCAGCGCTGA
- a CDS encoding Lrp/AsnC family transcriptional regulator — MITAIVMISVEADKIPEVAGAIAELDGVSEVYSVAGDVDLVALVRVREFDAIAEVIAGRLSKVPGVLHTDTHIAFRAYSRHDLESTFSIGLD; from the coding sequence GTGATCACCGCGATCGTCATGATCAGCGTCGAGGCCGACAAGATCCCCGAGGTCGCCGGGGCGATCGCCGAGCTCGACGGCGTCAGCGAGGTCTACTCGGTGGCCGGCGACGTCGATCTCGTCGCGCTGGTCCGGGTCCGCGAGTTCGATGCCATCGCCGAGGTCATCGCGGGCAGGCTGTCCAAGGTGCCCGGCGTGCTGCACACCGACACCCACATCGCGTTCCGGGCCTACAGCCGGCACGACCTGGAGAGCACCTTCAGCATCGGGTTGGACTGA
- a CDS encoding DEDD exonuclease domain-containing protein, with translation MTAATHRLPHPGPSGGLQLSFDELAEPLRDITFVVVDLETTGGAAASDAITEVGAVKVRGGQVLGEFQTLVDPRRSIPAFVSVLTGITDTMVVSAPTISSVVPAFLEFARGAILVAHNAPFDIGFLKAACTELALPWPGPAVVDTAVLARRVLTRDEVPNCKLATLAPFFRATTRPTHRALDDARATVDVLHGLLERLGNLGVHSLPELRAFTAQVSEAQRRKRHLAEGLPARPGVYVFRDAKGTPLYVGTSRNLRSRVRQYFVASETRSRMGEMVGLAERVDPIECAHTLEAQVRELRLIAAHKPRYNRRSKFPERAVWLKLTVEPFPRLSVVREARDDGASYLGPLRNQRQAEVVRDAIHDAVPLRQCSDRLSLRRVVRAACVLAGIGRCDAPCEGGTTPQQYAALVGLVASAWTGDVRPLVAPLEARIAALSAAQRYEQAGVVRDRITTVVRACARMQRLSAVRAVGELVAARPDGHGGWELVVVRAGRLAAAGVAARGVPPWPVVDALRATADVVDPSHAPLAEETECILRWLEQDGTRLVDASAPWAMPAFGAGRMSTYLAADHPGADPFRDRRRLPMAARPARATVTG, from the coding sequence ATGACGGCGGCCACGCACCGACTCCCCCACCCCGGCCCCTCCGGCGGGCTGCAGCTCAGCTTCGACGAGCTCGCCGAGCCGCTGCGCGACATCACCTTCGTCGTCGTCGACCTCGAGACCACGGGCGGGGCGGCGGCCAGCGACGCCATCACCGAGGTCGGCGCCGTCAAGGTGCGCGGCGGTCAGGTGCTCGGCGAGTTCCAGACGCTGGTCGACCCGCGACGGTCGATCCCGGCCTTCGTCAGCGTGCTCACCGGCATCACCGACACCATGGTGGTGTCGGCGCCCACCATCTCCTCGGTCGTGCCCGCCTTCCTCGAGTTCGCGCGGGGCGCCATCCTCGTCGCGCACAACGCACCGTTCGACATCGGGTTCCTGAAGGCCGCGTGCACCGAGCTGGCGCTGCCCTGGCCCGGTCCCGCGGTGGTCGACACCGCCGTGCTCGCGCGCCGCGTCCTCACCCGCGACGAGGTCCCCAACTGCAAGCTGGCCACGCTCGCGCCGTTCTTCCGCGCGACGACCAGGCCCACCCACCGGGCGCTCGACGACGCGCGGGCGACCGTCGACGTCCTGCACGGGCTGCTGGAGCGGCTGGGCAACCTCGGCGTGCACTCGCTGCCCGAGCTGCGCGCCTTCACCGCGCAGGTCAGCGAGGCCCAGCGCCGCAAGCGCCACCTGGCCGAGGGGCTGCCCGCGCGGCCCGGCGTCTACGTCTTCCGCGACGCGAAGGGCACGCCGCTCTACGTCGGCACGAGCCGCAACCTGCGCTCGCGGGTGCGGCAGTACTTCGTCGCGAGCGAGACCCGCTCGCGCATGGGCGAGATGGTGGGCCTGGCCGAACGGGTCGACCCGATCGAGTGCGCCCACACCCTCGAGGCCCAGGTGCGCGAGCTGCGCCTCATCGCAGCCCACAAACCGCGCTACAACCGCCGCTCCAAGTTCCCCGAGCGCGCGGTGTGGCTCAAGCTGACCGTCGAGCCGTTCCCGCGGCTGTCGGTGGTGCGCGAGGCCCGCGACGACGGCGCCTCCTACCTCGGCCCGCTGCGCAACCAGCGGCAGGCCGAGGTCGTGCGCGACGCGATCCACGACGCCGTGCCGCTACGGCAGTGCAGCGATCGGCTCTCGCTGCGCCGCGTCGTGCGGGCGGCCTGCGTGCTCGCCGGCATCGGGCGCTGCGACGCGCCCTGCGAGGGCGGCACCACGCCGCAGCAGTACGCCGCGCTGGTGGGCCTGGTCGCGTCGGCGTGGACGGGAGACGTCCGGCCACTCGTCGCGCCGCTGGAGGCCAGGATCGCGGCCCTCTCGGCGGCCCAGCGGTACGAGCAGGCCGGGGTGGTGCGCGACCGCATCACCACGGTCGTGCGGGCGTGCGCGCGCATGCAACGGCTCTCCGCCGTCCGTGCGGTCGGCGAGCTCGTCGCCGCGCGTCCCGACGGCCACGGCGGGTGGGAGCTCGTCGTGGTGCGCGCGGGGCGGCTCGCCGCCGCCGGCGTCGCGGCCCGCGGGGTGCCGCCCTGGCCGGTGGTCGACGCGCTGCGCGCCACCGCCGACGTCGTCGATCCGAGCCACGCGCCGCTGGCGGAGGAGACCGAGTGCATCCTGCGCTGGCTCGAGCAGGACGGCACCCGCCTCGTCGACGCCAGCGCGCCGTGGGCGATGCCCGCGTTCGGGGCCGGTCGCATGAGCACCTACCTCGCGGCCGACCACCCCGGCGCCGACCCGTTCCGCGACCGCCGTCGCCTTCCCATGGCGGCCCGGCCGGCCCGCGCTACTGTCACCGGATGA
- a CDS encoding C40 family peptidase yields the protein MAIRFMHRARPAIVVAALAATTVVAPTLASASPSAPRREPSIADVQKQLGHLAEQNSQLVERYNQARVNVAKRDKAAARAKTAETTARTTYRSARLAFAQNVQAQYQAGSLGAAGALLDSNSGPNYLDRLETLGMISSYDSDLVTRLESARTQAETQADRARTALAAARKERDGIAGKRDAVTKQIDKYKDLLSTLNAKQRARFQRSSSPSVATSKIKDLPGAGTAAAKKAVAFALDQVGEPYVFGAAGPSSWDCSGLTMGAWQAGGVSLPHSAADQFNYGKHVGLDSLSPGDLIFMYQPIGHVTIYIGDGMMVSAPTEGQPVEVVPVSSFSSDIVGATHLG from the coding sequence GTGGCGATCCGTTTCATGCACCGCGCCCGGCCCGCGATCGTGGTGGCCGCCCTGGCCGCGACCACGGTCGTCGCCCCCACCCTCGCTTCCGCGTCGCCGTCCGCGCCGCGCCGGGAGCCGTCGATCGCCGACGTGCAGAAGCAGCTCGGCCACCTCGCCGAGCAGAACTCCCAGCTCGTCGAGCGCTACAACCAGGCCCGGGTGAACGTCGCCAAGCGCGACAAGGCCGCCGCGCGTGCCAAGACCGCCGAGACCACCGCGCGCACGACCTACCGCAGCGCTCGTCTCGCGTTCGCGCAGAACGTGCAGGCGCAGTACCAGGCGGGCTCGCTGGGCGCGGCCGGTGCGCTGCTCGACAGCAACAGCGGCCCGAACTACCTCGACCGGCTCGAGACGCTGGGCATGATCTCCAGCTACGACTCCGATCTCGTGACGCGTCTCGAGTCCGCCCGCACGCAGGCCGAGACGCAGGCCGACCGCGCCCGCACCGCGCTCGCCGCGGCGAGGAAGGAGCGCGACGGCATCGCCGGCAAGCGTGACGCCGTGACCAAGCAGATCGACAAGTACAAGGACCTGCTCAGCACCCTCAACGCCAAGCAGCGCGCGCGCTTCCAGCGCTCCAGCAGCCCGTCGGTCGCGACCTCGAAGATCAAGGACCTGCCCGGTGCCGGCACGGCCGCGGCCAAGAAGGCCGTGGCGTTCGCGCTGGACCAGGTGGGCGAGCCCTACGTCTTCGGCGCCGCCGGGCCCAGCTCCTGGGACTGCTCGGGGCTGACCATGGGCGCGTGGCAGGCCGGCGGCGTCAGCCTGCCGCACTCGGCCGCCGACCAGTTCAACTACGGCAAGCACGTCGGCCTGGACTCGCTCAGCCCGGGCGACCTGATCTTCATGTACCAGCCGATCGGGCACGTCACGATCTACATCGGCGACGGCATGATGGTCTCGGCGCCGACCGAGGGCCAGCCCGTCGAGGTCGTCCCGGTCAGCTCGTTCAGCAGCGACATCGTCGGCGCCACCCACCTGGGCTGA
- a CDS encoding glycosyltransferase family 4 protein, producing the protein MTGPARAAGHRRTLVVTNDFPPRQGGIQSFVHEMALRQPPGSIVVHASDHAGAADFDAAQPFPVVRHGTGLLLPTPAVRARAVALLREHGCSAVWFGAAAPLGLLAPALRAAGAERVLAMTHGHEAGWAMLPGARQALRRIGDGADVVTYLGEYFRRRLRGPLGRHAELVQLTPGVDVETFRSDVDGTAVRARHGLADRPTVVCVSRLVPRKGQDVLVRALPLVRREIPDAALLLVGGGPYRDRLVELAGRHGVAPDVVVTGAVAQAELPAHYAAGDVFAMPCRTRRLGMDVEGLGIVFLEASATGLPVVVGDSGGAPDAVRDGETGYVVDGRDEHAVADRLVTLLRDDALRARMGAAGRAWVERDWRWDVLAGRLRALLDG; encoded by the coding sequence ATGACGGGCCCGGCTCGCGCGGCCGGCCACCGTCGCACCCTGGTCGTCACCAACGACTTCCCGCCCCGGCAGGGCGGCATCCAGTCGTTCGTGCACGAGATGGCGCTGCGCCAGCCGCCCGGCTCGATCGTGGTCCACGCCTCCGACCACGCGGGCGCGGCCGACTTCGACGCCGCGCAGCCGTTCCCGGTGGTGCGGCACGGCACGGGGCTGCTGCTCCCGACGCCGGCCGTCCGAGCGCGCGCCGTCGCGCTGCTGCGCGAGCACGGCTGCAGCGCCGTGTGGTTCGGGGCGGCGGCGCCCCTGGGCCTGCTCGCCCCCGCGTTGCGTGCGGCGGGTGCGGAGCGCGTGCTCGCGATGACGCACGGGCACGAGGCGGGCTGGGCCATGCTGCCGGGCGCCCGGCAGGCGCTGCGCCGCATCGGCGACGGCGCCGACGTCGTCACCTACCTGGGGGAGTACTTCCGGCGGCGGCTGCGCGGGCCGCTCGGTCGACACGCGGAGCTCGTCCAGCTCACACCTGGAGTGGACGTCGAGACGTTCCGGTCGGATGTCGACGGGACGGCGGTCCGGGCGCGGCACGGGCTCGCCGACCGACCGACCGTGGTCTGCGTCTCGCGCCTCGTCCCGCGCAAGGGCCAGGACGTGCTGGTGCGCGCCCTCCCGCTCGTCCGACGGGAGATCCCGGACGCCGCGCTGCTGCTGGTGGGCGGCGGCCCGTACCGCGACCGGCTCGTCGAGCTGGCCGGACGCCACGGCGTCGCGCCGGACGTGGTCGTGACCGGCGCGGTCGCCCAGGCGGAGCTCCCGGCCCACTACGCCGCGGGCGACGTCTTCGCGATGCCGTGCCGCACCCGCCGGCTCGGCATGGACGTCGAGGGGCTCGGCATCGTGTTCCTCGAGGCGTCGGCGACCGGCCTGCCCGTGGTCGTGGGCGACTCCGGTGGCGCACCGGACGCCGTGCGCGACGGCGAGACCGGGTACGTGGTCGACGGCCGCGACGAGCACGCGGTGGCCGACCGGCTGGTCACGCTGCTGCGCGACGACGCGCTCCGCGCGCGCATGGGCGCGGCCGGGCGGGCCTGGGTGGAGCGTGACTGGCGCTGGGACGTGCTCGCCGGTCGGCTGCGCGCGCTGCTCGACGGCTGA
- a CDS encoding AMP-dependent synthetase/ligase: MQELHVASSITTLSQTNTADFVFDNAGTRPQHVALRRRVGDAWQDVTAGAFADEVTAVAKGLVAAGIEAGDRVAVMSKTRYEWTLLDFALFTAGAVVVPIYETSSAEQIEWIVTDSGARGIVVETDEHEQLVAAVRDDAPELAHVWTIDSGAVDEIVAGGTEVAEAEITARRQSVGLDDLASIIYTSGTTGRPKGCELTHRCFVTEAVELMDLLEDFFNEDTSTLLFLPIAHVFGRAIEIGALAVGCTLGHSPDVKNLLEDLAGFKPTFVLAVPRVFEKVYNGAKQKAHADGKGKIFDAAESVAVRYSEATSTGSAPLPLKLAHALFDKLVYGKLRAALGGNCVAAVSGGAPLGARLGHFFRGIGVTIYEGYGLTETTAGITVNRPSAIKVGTVGRPVGGTTVRVAEDGELLFKAPHVFRGYWHNDDATAEALESDGWFHSGDIGEIDDDGFVRITGRKKELIVTAGGKNVAPAVLEDRVRAHWLISQCLVVGDQKPFIGALVTIDPEALPQWLDKAGRSADTTMADLVDDEELRAEVQAAVDDANKAVSKAESIRKFTILPADWTEEGGQMTPSLKVKRNVVHQENADQIAALYGS; encoded by the coding sequence GTGCAGGAACTGCATGTCGCGAGCAGCATCACGACACTGAGCCAGACCAACACCGCCGACTTCGTCTTCGACAACGCCGGGACGCGCCCACAGCACGTCGCGCTGCGCCGCCGCGTCGGGGACGCCTGGCAGGACGTCACCGCCGGCGCGTTCGCCGACGAGGTCACCGCCGTCGCCAAGGGGCTGGTGGCCGCCGGCATCGAGGCCGGCGACCGTGTCGCGGTGATGAGCAAGACCCGGTACGAGTGGACGCTGCTCGACTTCGCGCTGTTCACCGCCGGCGCCGTCGTCGTCCCCATCTACGAGACGTCCAGCGCCGAGCAGATCGAGTGGATCGTCACCGACTCCGGCGCACGCGGGATCGTCGTCGAGACCGACGAGCACGAGCAGCTCGTCGCCGCGGTCCGCGACGACGCACCCGAGCTCGCGCACGTGTGGACCATCGACTCCGGCGCCGTCGACGAGATCGTCGCGGGCGGCACCGAGGTCGCGGAGGCCGAGATCACCGCGCGCCGCCAGTCCGTCGGCCTCGACGACCTCGCCTCGATCATCTACACCTCGGGCACGACCGGCCGCCCCAAGGGCTGCGAGCTCACCCATCGCTGCTTCGTCACCGAGGCCGTCGAGCTGATGGACCTGCTCGAGGACTTCTTCAACGAGGACACGTCCACGCTGCTGTTCCTGCCGATCGCCCACGTGTTCGGCCGGGCCATCGAGATCGGCGCGCTCGCGGTGGGCTGCACCCTCGGCCACTCGCCCGACGTCAAGAACCTGCTCGAGGACCTCGCCGGCTTCAAGCCCACCTTCGTGCTCGCGGTGCCCAGGGTGTTCGAGAAGGTCTACAACGGCGCCAAGCAGAAGGCCCACGCCGACGGCAAGGGCAAGATCTTCGACGCGGCCGAGTCCGTCGCGGTGCGCTACTCCGAGGCCACCTCGACCGGCTCGGCGCCGCTCCCGCTCAAGCTCGCGCACGCACTGTTCGACAAGCTCGTGTACGGCAAGCTGCGCGCCGCCCTCGGGGGCAACTGCGTCGCCGCCGTCTCCGGCGGCGCCCCGCTCGGCGCCCGGCTCGGTCACTTCTTCCGCGGCATCGGCGTCACCATCTACGAGGGGTACGGCCTCACCGAGACGACGGCCGGCATCACCGTCAACCGCCCCAGCGCGATCAAGGTCGGCACGGTGGGCCGCCCGGTCGGCGGCACCACGGTCCGCGTCGCCGAGGACGGTGAGCTGCTGTTCAAGGCCCCGCACGTCTTCCGCGGCTACTGGCACAACGACGACGCCACCGCCGAGGCGCTCGAGTCCGACGGCTGGTTCCACTCCGGTGACATCGGCGAGATCGACGACGACGGCTTCGTGCGCATCACCGGCCGCAAGAAGGAGCTCATCGTCACCGCGGGCGGCAAGAACGTCGCCCCCGCCGTGCTCGAGGACCGCGTCCGCGCCCACTGGCTGATCAGCCAGTGCCTCGTCGTCGGCGACCAGAAGCCGTTCATCGGCGCGCTCGTCACGATCGACCCCGAGGCGCTGCCGCAGTGGCTCGACAAGGCGGGCCGGTCGGCCGACACCACGATGGCCGACCTCGTCGACGACGAGGAGCTGCGCGCCGAGGTCCAGGCCGCGGTCGACGACGCCAACAAGGCCGTCAGCAAGGCCGAGTCGATCCGCAAGTTCACGATCCTGCCCGCCGACTGGACCGAGGAGGGCGGGCAGATGACCCCGTCGCTGAAGGTCAAGCGCAACGTCGTGCACCAGGAGAACGCCGACCAGATCGCCGCGCTCTACGGCAGCTGA
- a CDS encoding SRPBCC family protein, with product MPDESTQSIGIDADPSDIMAVIADFANYPRWAGSVKSAEVLETGPDGRARRVAFVLDAGIVRDRYELEYSWHGDERVEWHLLSGQMMRAQEGSYAVRGEGPAHSWVTYSLSVDLAIPMLGLLKRKAERVVMDTALKELKKRVESLRVA from the coding sequence ATGCCCGACGAGTCGACGCAGTCGATCGGCATCGACGCCGACCCCTCGGACATCATGGCCGTCATCGCCGACTTCGCGAACTACCCGCGGTGGGCCGGGTCGGTGAAGTCGGCCGAGGTGCTCGAGACCGGTCCGGACGGTCGGGCGCGCCGCGTGGCCTTCGTCCTCGACGCCGGGATCGTGCGCGACCGCTACGAGCTCGAGTACTCCTGGCACGGCGACGAGCGGGTCGAGTGGCACCTGCTGTCGGGGCAGATGATGCGCGCGCAGGAGGGGTCGTACGCGGTGCGCGGCGAGGGCCCCGCCCACAGTTGGGTGACGTACTCGCTGTCGGTCGACCTCGCCATCCCGATGTTGGGTCTGCTCAAGCGCAAGGCCGAGCGCGTCGTGATGGACACCGCGCTGAAGGAACTGAAGAAGCGCGTCGAGTCGCTGCGGGTCGCGTGA
- a CDS encoding ArsA family ATPase — MTPSGEGTGARILLFTGKGGVGKTTTAAATALRLADRGVKTLLLSTDTAHSLSDALATPLTDEPAEVTPGLWAVQVDTQGRFEAAWRDVQGFLVDLLARGGVDPITADELTVLPGVDEVLALLAVRELALTGDWDTLVVDCAPTAETLRLLALPEALGWYLDRVFPAQRRIARSVRPLAAVLGRGDAVPPDDIFEALLRLADELAGVRQLLGDPAVTSVRLVLTPETVVVAEARRTFTALALYGYAVDLVVANRVFPAGDDEWRRGWAEAQARQLVTIRESFAGLPVRELAYRPAEPVGAVALRELADALYGELPGLDPAPPADTSRIMRVNATDEGFELHLTLPLAQRADVDAARAGDELIVSVGAYRRVLDLPGVLRRCDVVGGHYDGRELHVRFRPDPRQWSSHRPLPYKRTVPRRRGGERARGGRRPGRGGADPGAGRG; from the coding sequence GTGACCCCGAGCGGCGAGGGGACGGGCGCGCGCATCCTGCTGTTCACCGGCAAGGGCGGCGTCGGGAAGACGACGACGGCGGCCGCGACGGCGCTGCGGCTCGCCGACCGCGGCGTGAAGACGTTGCTGCTGTCGACCGACACCGCCCACTCGCTGTCCGACGCGCTCGCGACGCCGCTCACCGACGAGCCGGCCGAGGTCACCCCGGGTCTGTGGGCGGTGCAGGTCGACACGCAGGGGCGCTTCGAGGCGGCCTGGCGCGACGTGCAGGGCTTCCTCGTCGACCTGCTCGCGCGCGGCGGCGTCGATCCGATCACCGCCGACGAGCTGACCGTGCTGCCCGGCGTGGACGAGGTGCTCGCGCTGCTGGCCGTGCGCGAGCTCGCGCTCACCGGCGACTGGGACACCCTCGTCGTGGACTGCGCGCCGACGGCGGAGACGCTGCGGCTGCTCGCCCTGCCCGAGGCGCTCGGCTGGTACCTCGACCGGGTGTTCCCGGCGCAGCGGCGCATCGCCCGCTCGGTGCGTCCGCTGGCCGCGGTCCTGGGTCGCGGCGACGCCGTTCCCCCCGACGACATCTTCGAGGCGCTGCTGCGTCTCGCCGACGAGCTCGCCGGCGTGCGCCAGCTGCTCGGCGACCCGGCGGTGACGTCGGTGCGGCTCGTGCTCACGCCCGAGACGGTCGTGGTCGCGGAGGCGCGGCGCACGTTCACCGCCCTCGCGCTCTACGGCTACGCGGTCGACCTCGTCGTCGCCAACCGGGTCTTCCCCGCCGGGGACGACGAATGGCGTCGCGGCTGGGCCGAGGCGCAGGCCCGGCAACTGGTCACGATCCGGGAGTCCTTCGCGGGGTTGCCGGTGCGCGAGCTCGCCTACCGCCCCGCCGAGCCGGTCGGCGCGGTCGCGCTGCGCGAGCTCGCCGACGCGCTGTACGGCGAGCTGCCGGGCCTGGATCCGGCGCCGCCGGCGGACACCAGCCGCATCATGCGCGTCAACGCGACCGACGAGGGGTTCGAGCTGCACCTGACGCTGCCGCTGGCGCAGCGGGCCGACGTCGACGCCGCGCGGGCCGGCGACGAGCTGATCGTGAGCGTCGGTGCCTACCGTCGGGTGCTCGACCTGCCGGGTGTGCTGCGCCGCTGCGACGTCGTCGGCGGGCACTACGACGGCCGGGAGCTGCACGTGCGCTTCCGGCCCGATCCGCGGCAGTGGTCGTCGCACCGGCCGCTGCCGTACAAGCGCACCGTCCCGCGCCGCCGCGGCGGCGAGCGCGCCCGGGGCGGCCGCCGTCCCGGCCGTGGCGGCGCCGACCCGGGAGCGGGCCGTGGCTGA